In Pseudoalteromonas marina, a genomic segment contains:
- the rsxA gene encoding electron transport complex subunit RsxA, giving the protein MTEYVLLLIGTVLVNNFVLVQFLGLCPFMGVSGKLDTAIGMSLATTFVLTLASVTSYLVNQYILIPLDIEFLRTMSFILVIAVVVQFTEMVVRKTSPTLYRLLGIFLPLITTNCAVLGVALLNIKEDHSFLQSAVYGFGAAVGFSLVLVLFAALRERLAAADVPTPFKGASIAMITAGLMSMAFMGFTGLVKF; this is encoded by the coding sequence ATGACTGAATATGTATTGTTATTGATTGGAACCGTTCTAGTTAATAACTTTGTGTTAGTACAATTTTTAGGCTTATGTCCGTTTATGGGTGTATCAGGAAAACTTGATACAGCAATCGGCATGTCTTTAGCTACCACCTTTGTACTTACGCTTGCTTCAGTAACTAGTTACTTGGTTAATCAGTATATTTTAATCCCTTTGGATATAGAATTTTTACGCACCATGAGCTTTATTTTAGTTATTGCCGTTGTAGTGCAATTTACAGAAATGGTGGTACGTAAAACAAGCCCTACACTCTACCGTTTATTGGGTATATTTTTACCACTTATTACTACAAACTGTGCAGTACTAGGTGTTGCTTTACTTAATATAAAAGAAGACCACTCGTTTTTACAATCAGCAGTGTACGGTTTTGGTGCTGCGGTTGGCTTTTCATTAGTGCTCGTACTATTTGCAGCGCTGCGCGAACGCCTTGCTGCTGCTGATGTTCCTACACCTTTTAAAGGTGCCTCTATTGCTATGATAACCGCCGGCCTTATGTCTATGGCGTTTATGGGTTTTACCGGATTAGTGAAATTTTAA